The Trichomycterus rosablanca isolate fTriRos1 chromosome 15, fTriRos1.hap1, whole genome shotgun sequence genome contains a region encoding:
- the exosc1 gene encoding exosome complex component CSL4 isoform X2, producing the protein MSPMKLCVPGERLCSGDDCTPGTGAYLRHGSVFASLAGYVLRRNEGEELPVISVVKETEAQLLPDVGAIVTCKVTSINPRFAKVHILYVGSTPLKDRFRGTIRKEDVRATEKDKVETYKSFRPGDIVLAKVISLGDVQSNYLLTTAENELGVVVAHSEAGVQMVPVSWCEMQCPRTHNKEFRKVARVQPEYLQA; encoded by the exons ATGTCGCCCATGAAGCTGTGTGTTCCAG GTGAAAGGCTGTGCAGCGGGGACGACTGCACCCCCGGCACGGGGGCGTACCTCCGACACGGCTCCGTCTTCGCCTCTCTGGCCGGGTACGTGCTCCGGAGGAACGAGGGCGAGGAG CTCCCGGTGATCTCGGTGGTGAAGGAAACGGAGGCGCAGTTACTGCCGGACGTGGGCGCCATCGTCACCTGTAAG GTGACGAGTATAAACCCGCGCTTCGCTAAGGTGCACATCCTGTACGTGGGCTCCACGCCCCTCAAAGACCGGTTCAGAGGCACCATAAG GAAAGAAGACGTACGAGCGACGGAGAAGGACAAG GTGGAGACCTACAAGAGCTTCCGACCGGGCGACATCGTCCTGGCCAAAGTG ATCTCGTTGGGCGACGTGCAGTCCAACTACCTGCTGACCACGGCGGAGAACGAGCTGGGCGTGGTCGTGGCCCACAGCGAGGCCG GGGTGCAGATGGTGCCCGTCAGCTGGTGCGAGATGCAGTGCCCTCGCACCCACAACAAGGAGTTCCGCAAGGTGGCGCGGGTGCAGCCGGAGTACCTGCAGGCCTAG
- the knop1 gene encoding lysine-rich nucleolar protein 1: MNKDTGEEGLVPDKTKKKKKKMKKELKENADIPPKKKKTKSKSEDTERTSMSEGRVVESLDVEVPGKKVKKKKTKKEVKEDDVAPSKKNKVDDEGVETRDANVPEVQTKKKLKKQVNVEESEETMDHRQGDKKKKKKKQEVIGEEEAAVDVDVDKNFQKKGKKKKREVIEEDEAAVDVDVDLQKKVKKKKKNAKDSTAKGCEGVRTSKKKEKPRAEVEEEADEGTDVVQEEPKKKTKKPKSLHEDSRKGKNPERDDVDETPGPELNGESGVRKKKRRLTEGDDRPRDGEEPKIKRKKKKERKVKEERGDPGNGDEDKEDETKVGGGEEIQEEERVDVEKGDNNGNFGQWDTAHFDSSERQAKFLRLMGGSKRGAEPARGSGGRGGRFNMALGREGQQHMQRALLGEFERAQGRRADFQNRGAGLGFAAPTSGRRSAIDAGARNSVRFDD; the protein is encoded by the exons ATGAATAAGGACACCGGCGAAGAAGGCCTGGTTCCAGACAAgacgaagaagaagaaaaagaaaatgaaaaaagaacttAAAGAGAACGCGGACATTCCACCTAAGAAAAAGAAGACTAAGAGTAAATCAGAAGACACGGAAAGAACTAGCATGAGTGAAGGACGTGTCGTGGAATCACTGGATGTAGAAGTTCCTGGAAAGAAGGTCAAGAAAAAGAAGACGAAAAAAGAAGTGAAAGAAGACGATGTAGCTCCTTCAAAGAAGAATAAGGTTGATGACGAAGGTGTGGAAACCAGGGACGCCAACGTTCCTGAAGTCCAGACGAAGAAGAAGCTAAAAAAGCAGGTCAATGTAGAAGAATCAGAGGAAACCATGGACCACAGACAAGGAgataagaagaaaaagaagaagaaacaagAAGTAATAGGGGAAGAGGAAGCTGCTGTAGATGTGGACGTTGATAAGAACTTCCAGAAGaagggaaaaaagaagaaaCGAGAAGTAATAGAGGAAGATGAAGCGGCTGTAGATGTGGACGTTGATTTGCAGAAGAAGgtcaaaaagaagaaaaagaatgcAAAAGACTCTACAGCTAAAGGTTGTGAAGGAGTCAGGACgtcaaaaaagaaagaaaagcctCGTGCCGAGGTGGAAGAAGAAGCAGACGAGGGAACGGACGTCGTCCAAGAAGAACcgaagaaaaaaacaaagaaacccaAGAGCCTTCACGAGGACTCAAGAAAAGGAAAGAACCCTGAGAGGGACGACGTGGACGAGACGCCAGGACCGGAGCTCAACGGCGAGTCCGGGGTCAGAAAGAAGAAACGACGACTGACCGAAGGAGACGACAGACCTCGGGACGGAGAGGAACCGAAGATcaagagaaagaagaaaaaagagcgAAAGGTGAAGGAGGAGCGTGGAGATCCTGGGAACGGGGACGAGGACAAGGAGGACGAAACGAAAGTGGGAGGCGGTGAGGAGATCCAGGAGGAGGAAAGAGTGGACGTGGAGAAAGGGGACAACAATGGA AACTTCGGCCAGTGGGACACGGCGCACTTCGACAGCTCCGAGCGCCAGGCCAAGTTCCTGCGCCTGATGGGCGGCTCCAAGAGGGGCGCGGAGCCGGCGAGAGGGAGCGGCGGGCGCGGCGGGCGCTTCAACATGGCCCTGGGGAGGGAGGGCCAGCAGCACATGCAGCGCGCCCTGCTGGGGGAGTTCGAGCGCGCCCAGGGCCGGCGCGCGGACTTCCAGAACAGGGGGGCGGGGCTGGGGTTCGCCGCGCCGACGTCCGGGAGGAGGTCCGCCATCGACGCGGGGGCGCGGAACTCGGTGCGGTTCGACGACTGA
- the exosc1 gene encoding exosome complex component CSL4 isoform X1, translating into MQKVDWLFYFASSAQLPPCSQCSQLVFPNGKAKLVNRRMSDQYQYKHSIFSVSVHSQESDHMSCTPVAPVHRNTRVLKVRFSIGAVISGDRTRRQGERLCSGDDCTPGTGAYLRHGSVFASLAGYVLRRNEGEELPVISVVKETEAQLLPDVGAIVTCKVTSINPRFAKVHILYVGSTPLKDRFRGTIRKEDVRATEKDKVETYKSFRPGDIVLAKVISLGDVQSNYLLTTAENELGVVVAHSEAGVQMVPVSWCEMQCPRTHNKEFRKVARVQPEYLQA; encoded by the exons atgcagaaggtggattggcttttCTACTTTGCCTCAAGTGCACAACTTCCACCCTGCTCCCAGTGTTCCCAGCTGGTGTTCCCAAATGGAAAAGCcaaactagtaaacagaaggatgTCAGACCAGTATCAGTATAAACATTCCATCTTCAGTGTTTCGGTTCATTCACAGGAAAGCGATCACATGTCCTGCACCCCTGTAGCACCTGTTCACAGGAACACACGCGTTCTTAAGGTTCGTTTTTCGATCGGAGCTGTGATTTCTGGCGACAGGACGCGGAGGCAAG GTGAAAGGCTGTGCAGCGGGGACGACTGCACCCCCGGCACGGGGGCGTACCTCCGACACGGCTCCGTCTTCGCCTCTCTGGCCGGGTACGTGCTCCGGAGGAACGAGGGCGAGGAG CTCCCGGTGATCTCGGTGGTGAAGGAAACGGAGGCGCAGTTACTGCCGGACGTGGGCGCCATCGTCACCTGTAAG GTGACGAGTATAAACCCGCGCTTCGCTAAGGTGCACATCCTGTACGTGGGCTCCACGCCCCTCAAAGACCGGTTCAGAGGCACCATAAG GAAAGAAGACGTACGAGCGACGGAGAAGGACAAG GTGGAGACCTACAAGAGCTTCCGACCGGGCGACATCGTCCTGGCCAAAGTG ATCTCGTTGGGCGACGTGCAGTCCAACTACCTGCTGACCACGGCGGAGAACGAGCTGGGCGTGGTCGTGGCCCACAGCGAGGCCG GGGTGCAGATGGTGCCCGTCAGCTGGTGCGAGATGCAGTGCCCTCGCACCCACAACAAGGAGTTCCGCAAGGTGGCGCGGGTGCAGCCGGAGTACCTGCAGGCCTAG